Genomic DNA from Selenomonas sp. oral taxon 126:
GTTGTCCAGATGCTCAAAGCGCCCCTACCACCATGCTGCGCATGGTCCCCATCCCCCGCATCGGCGGGGGATGCTTTGGATTACGGCATATTAGCTTCCCCCGTCGAAACGGGGGAAGTGGCGAGCCTGCGAGCCGATAGGGGCGCTCCGCGAGCAGCCCTATCGCATTTTAGGATCGAGGAGATCCCGTAGCTGGTCGCCGAACATGTTGAATACCATCATGACGGCGACCATCACCGCGCTCGGAGCGAGTGCCGCCCACGGTGCCTGTTGCAGATATTTCTGCCCCTCGCTGATCATTGCGCCCCACTCCGCCGCCGGAATCTGGACGCCGATGCCGAGATAGGACAGCCCCGCAAGCCCCATCATCATGGTGCTGACGTGCAGGATGGCGGTGATGAGGAGCGGTCCCGCGATGTTCGGCAGGATATGGAGAAAGAGGATGCGCGCGTCATTGCACCCCGAAAGCCGCGCGGCATGGATGTATGTCTCCTCCCGCGCTGCCGCCGCCGCGCTGCGTGCGAGGCGCGCGTACTGCGTCCACGTCGTGAGGATCAGCGCGAGTACGGCGTTGAACAGTCCGCCGCCGAGCACGCCCGCGACCGCAATCGCGAGCACAATGTCGGGAAACGCTTGGAAAATATCCGTTACGCGCATGAGGATCGCATCCGCCCGCCCGCGATAGTAGCCCGCGAGGAGGCCGATCATGCTGCCGAACGAGCCCGCAATGAGGATGATAAAGAGTGCCGAGAAGATCGACGTTCTCCCGCCCGCGAGGATGCGCGAGAGGAT
This window encodes:
- a CDS encoding ABC transporter permease — translated: MLNAFLQTPRLFRALALLAALILIASLFSAQLAPYDPYVTNPQLILKPPSAEHLLGTDNYGRDILSRILAGGRTSIFSALFIILIAGSFGSMIGLLAGYYRGRADAILMRVTDIFQAFPDIVLAIAVAGVLGGGLFNAVLALILTTWTQYARLARSAAAAAREETYIHAARLSGCNDARILFLHILPNIAGPLLITAILHVSTMMMGLAGLSYLGIGVQIPAAEWGAMISEGQKYLQQAPWAALAPSAVMVAVMMVFNMFGDQLRDLLDPKMR